A region from the candidate division WOR-3 bacterium genome encodes:
- a CDS encoding zinc metalloprotease HtpX, with protein MNYRIKTFLFLGFLTGILIFLGNLLGGYTGMFYALILAGIMNFVSYYFSDKIVLAMYGAKKISYEEAPFLHEIVEELSSRAGIKKPEIYLIPMTQPNAFATGRGPEKSCVAVTQGLLQILTKEEIKGVLAHEIAHIKNRDVLIASIAATIAGAISIIIHWIRWGLMFGFNSRDREENNPLSFIGALILLIFTPIITLLIQLAISRSREYMADEYGAKLSLNPLYLARALEKISKGIKIAPAEIYEGTHHLFIENPLKGEALFELFSTHPPVEKRIKRLYEMAKSM; from the coding sequence ATGAATTACAGAATAAAAACTTTTTTATTTTTAGGTTTTTTGACAGGAATTTTAATATTTCTCGGTAATCTTTTAGGTGGTTATACTGGTATGTTCTATGCTCTAATTCTTGCTGGAATAATGAACTTTGTATCCTACTATTTCTCAGATAAAATAGTTCTTGCTATGTATGGTGCAAAGAAAATTAGTTATGAAGAAGCACCTTTTCTTCATGAAATTGTAGAGGAGCTTTCCTCAAGAGCAGGTATTAAAAAACCTGAAATTTACCTGATACCGATGACTCAGCCCAATGCCTTTGCAACAGGAAGGGGTCCTGAAAAATCTTGTGTTGCAGTTACTCAAGGGCTATTGCAGATTTTAACAAAAGAGGAAATAAAGGGGGTTTTAGCTCATGAAATTGCCCACATAAAAAACAGGGATGTTCTTATAGCCTCAATAGCAGCAACAATTGCAGGAGCAATTTCAATAATAATACACTGGATCAGATGGGGGTTAATGTTTGGGTTTAATAGCAGGGACAGGGAGGAGAATAATCCCCTCTCTTTTATTGGAGCTTTAATACTTTTAATATTTACTCCAATAATTACTCTTTTAATACAGCTTGCAATATCAAGGTCAAGGGAATATATGGCAGATGAATATGGGGCAAAGCTATCTCTCAATCCTCTTTATCTTGCAAGGGCACTTGAAAAAATATCAAAAGGAATAAAAATAGCCCCAGCTGAGATTTATGAGGGAACTCACCACTTATTTATTGAAAACCCTTTAAAAGGTGAAGCCCTCTTTGAGCTCTTCTCAACCCATCCCCCTGTTGAAAAAAGAATAAAAAGGCTTTATGAAATGGCAAAAAGTATGTGA
- a CDS encoding thioesterase family protein: protein MFEYKLFVRYAETDQMGVVYYANFFIYFEAARSSFMRENGYPYSELEKRGLFLPVIEAYCHYKSPAHYDEELLIKLGIKEMKNSSFKIHYDVLRDGTLLATGYTRHVFTDRNFKPIRIPEEIKKIFEKYLIK from the coding sequence ATGTTTGAATACAAACTTTTTGTTAGATATGCTGAAACAGACCAGATGGGAGTTGTTTATTACGCAAATTTTTTTATATATTTTGAAGCAGCAAGGTCAAGTTTTATGAGAGAAAACGGTTATCCATACAGTGAACTTGAAAAAAGAGGACTATTTTTACCTGTCATTGAGGCCTACTGTCATTACAAATCACCCGCCCACTATGATGAAGAACTTTTAATCAAACTTGGAATAAAGGAAATGAAAAATTCTTCCTTTAAAATTCACTATGATGTATTAAGGGATGGCACTTTACTTGCAACAGGCTACACAAGGCATGTATTCACTGACAGAAATTTTAAACCAATAAGAATCCCTGAAGAAATAAAAAAAATTTTTGAAAAATATTTAATAAAATGA
- a CDS encoding YraN family protein, translated as MKNKLKEGHKGEDLVLKEYFKKGYKLLDRNVYFRGGEIDLILKKDNLIVFVEVKKRKKGYFLSGIQSINKKKIDRIIKFSKIYLERKNLYEKVDVRFDVAIIEGESLNILENAFYEGFNL; from the coding sequence TTGAAGAATAAATTAAAGGAAGGACATAAGGGTGAAGATTTAGTCTTAAAGGAATATTTTAAAAAAGGTTATAAACTTTTAGACAGAAATGTATATTTCAGAGGAGGAGAAATCGATTTAATTTTAAAAAAGGATAATCTAATTGTATTTGTTGAGGTTAAAAAGAGAAAGAAAGGCTATTTTCTATCAGGAATCCAATCAATAAACAAAAAGAAAATTGATAGAATTATTAAATTTTCAAAAATTTATCTTGAAAGAAAAAATTTGTATGAAAAAGTAGATGTTAGATTTGATGTTGCAATAATTGAGGGAGAAAGCTTAAATATTTTAGAAAATGCTTTTTACGAGGGATTTAATTTATAA
- a CDS encoding DUF1015 family protein: MSFLQKFKAVFFEDKVREKIKIRLENYFSFLEKKDFLKNHPFYEFVKKVNEDGFKYIESLFKKEILKMDEEENFYIYEQEFKIFGNNYLRRGLLCNFNMDYENKIFPHEQTFDFAAEIHKNFYEKSKLNFEPVLLLYKGEKIDNFIEKEEFLFETQDEYGEIHRIKRCDLRKDFFEIINKSELVIADGHHRFEAIRKSKFKKRLTLIFSIEDENLKVLPTHRGAFINKKYLEHLINKSTKIEELEFENFLKNLKNPYLIFFNGQNFYLLKGEKNLSVEYLHNDILKDNKEKIGFYRDYKSLINDVKLKKFNVAFFLPPITPEIVFEYAIKKIKFPPKSTDFYPKTLCGFIGLKLV, from the coding sequence TTGAGTTTTCTTCAAAAGTTTAAAGCAGTTTTTTTTGAAGATAAAGTAAGAGAAAAAATAAAGATAAGGTTAGAAAATTATTTTTCTTTTCTTGAAAAGAAAGATTTTTTAAAAAATCACCCTTTTTATGAATTTGTCAAAAAAGTTAATGAGGATGGTTTTAAATACATAGAAAGTCTCTTTAAAAAAGAAATTCTTAAAATGGATGAAGAAGAAAATTTTTATATTTATGAGCAAGAGTTTAAAATATTTGGAAATAATTATTTAAGAAGGGGTCTTTTATGTAACTTTAATATGGATTATGAAAATAAAATTTTTCCCCATGAACAAACTTTTGATTTTGCTGCTGAAATACATAAAAATTTCTATGAGAAATCAAAATTAAATTTTGAACCTGTTCTTCTTTTATATAAAGGTGAAAAGATAGATAATTTTATTGAAAAAGAAGAATTTCTTTTTGAAACTCAAGATGAATATGGTGAAATACATAGAATCAAAAGGTGTGATTTAAGAAAAGATTTTTTTGAGATAATAAATAAAAGTGAACTTGTTATTGCTGATGGACATCACAGATTTGAAGCAATTAGAAAATCTAAATTTAAAAAGAGGCTAACCCTTATATTTTCTATTGAAGATGAAAATTTAAAAGTTTTACCAACACACAGGGGTGCATTTATTAATAAAAAATATCTTGAGCATCTTATAAATAAATCAACAAAAATTGAAGAATTAGAATTTGAAAATTTCCTAAAAAATTTAAAAAATCCCTATCTAATTTTTTTTAATGGTCAAAATTTCTATTTACTAAAGGGAGAAAAAAATCTTTCAGTAGAGTATCTTCATAATGATATTCTTAAAGATAATAAAGAAAAAATTGGATTTTATAGGGATTATAAAAGTTTAATTAATGATGTTAAATTAAAAAAATTTAATGTTGCCTTTTTCTTGCCTCCAATAACACCTGAGATCGTTTTTGAATATGCAATTAAAAAAATTAAATTTCCTCCAAAATCAACAGATTTTTATCCAAAAACACTATGTGGTTTTATTGGACTTAAACTGGTATAG
- a CDS encoding prenyltransferase, whose product MEEKTIKRIFEVFKKNKSMTISTFGENLWSSRVYFASKGLYIYAIIEKSKNYKNLIKNNRVFFVIERGIPDFFIQGEGEVEILGNPKEREEERALLFQKNIELIPFVKMIKNLVVIKIKPTKIYLSDFRTVFKPREEIVPQEEDFKKALELDKGMPKIERFFRATRPFAFTATLISVLIGAFIAPKVNIPILLLTFFGVLFIHAGVNALNDLMDYKYGVDDWLVLGASRMLQDKLLSVKEQTILSISLLTVGSLIGIFLTFLKGIWVFIIGIIGFFLGVFYQIKPIGLKYRALGDISVFLGFGPLLALGSYYVQTGEISILPFIISIPIGLLVIGILHGNNFRDLVEDIKAGYKTIASFLGIKGSSYYYLLLISFSYILTIFFIFLKMLPWQTILVLFSLPVAYRNVKLSFKPNYLQFGLLDLFTAQLHLYFGILFTLGIILSRINYG is encoded by the coding sequence ATGGAAGAAAAAACTATTAAAAGAATTTTTGAAGTATTCAAAAAAAATAAAAGTATGACCATTTCCACCTTTGGAGAAAATCTTTGGTCAAGCAGGGTTTATTTTGCGAGTAAAGGGCTTTATATTTATGCAATTATAGAAAAATCCAAAAACTATAAAAATTTAATCAAAAACAACAGGGTTTTTTTCGTTATTGAAAGAGGGATACCGGACTTTTTTATTCAGGGTGAAGGAGAAGTAGAAATTCTTGGAAACCCTAAAGAAAGAGAAGAGGAAAGAGCTTTACTTTTCCAGAAAAATATTGAACTTATCCCTTTTGTTAAAATGATCAAAAACCTTGTTGTTATTAAAATTAAGCCAACAAAAATCTATCTATCCGACTTCAGGACAGTATTCAAACCAAGAGAGGAAATAGTGCCTCAGGAAGAAGATTTTAAGAAAGCCCTTGAACTGGATAAGGGAATGCCAAAAATTGAAAGATTCTTTAGGGCAACAAGACCTTTTGCTTTTACAGCAACACTCATATCGGTTCTTATAGGAGCATTTATTGCCCCAAAAGTTAATATACCCATCCTTTTGCTCACATTTTTCGGTGTCCTTTTCATTCACGCTGGAGTAAATGCCTTGAATGACCTTATGGACTATAAATACGGTGTTGATGACTGGCTTGTTTTAGGTGCTTCAAGAATGCTCCAGGATAAATTACTAAGTGTTAAAGAACAGACTATTCTCTCAATTTCACTTTTGACAGTTGGCTCTTTAATAGGGATATTTTTGACATTTTTAAAAGGAATATGGGTTTTTATCATAGGAATAATAGGATTTTTCCTTGGAGTTTTTTATCAGATTAAGCCAATAGGTTTAAAATACAGGGCTCTTGGTGATATTTCAGTATTTCTTGGGTTTGGTCCACTTCTTGCACTTGGTTCATACTATGTTCAAACAGGAGAAATCTCAATTTTACCCTTTATTATATCCATACCGATAGGACTTCTTGTAATAGGAATTCTCCACGGAAATAACTTCAGAGACCTTGTTGAAGATATAAAAGCAGGTTATAAAACTATTGCATCCTTTTTGGGTATAAAAGGTTCATCTTACTATTACCTTTTACTTATCTCTTTTTCATATATTTTGACAATTTTTTTCATATTTTTAAAAATGCTTCCCTGGCAAACAATCCTTGTTCTGTTTTCCTTACCAGTAGCCTACAGAAATGTAAAACTTTCCTTTAAACCAAACTACCTTCAGTTCGGACTCCTTGACTTATTTACAGCTCAATTACATCTTTATTTCGGGATTCTTTTTACCCTTGGAATTATTCTCTCAAGGATAAATTATGGTTGA
- a CDS encoding PASTA domain-containing protein, with the protein MVDRGTAFLISLITSLFVAIGVNFAFYYLIEPALEAKKGTVSEKTEESKNIEVPDLKGTLPQQAKLVLSQLGLSLVIEGEVETIEVPEGVIAEQRPLAGSIVSKGTSIYVKIAKGKKEEFVKVPPVSGLDLASAQKVLIDYGFLIGDIEKIRNSEIPEGRVVKTYPEQGSEIPKGSKITIYISSGEELVTVPNLIGKYLNQANQILEKEGLKLGEVEKEISAEYPENKIIDQNPKPGTKVKKGSSINIKIATVREGFY; encoded by the coding sequence ATGGTTGACAGGGGAACAGCCTTTTTAATTTCTCTTATAACTTCACTTTTTGTGGCAATTGGAGTTAACTTTGCTTTTTACTATTTAATTGAACCTGCTCTTGAAGCAAAAAAAGGTACTGTATCAGAAAAAACTGAAGAATCAAAAAATATTGAGGTTCCTGATTTAAAGGGAACCTTACCCCAGCAAGCAAAACTTGTTCTCTCACAGCTTGGTTTATCACTTGTTATTGAAGGGGAAGTAGAAACAATTGAAGTTCCAGAGGGGGTGATAGCAGAACAAAGACCACTTGCAGGTTCAATTGTTTCAAAAGGAACTTCTATTTATGTAAAAATAGCAAAAGGTAAAAAGGAAGAATTTGTTAAAGTGCCCCCTGTTTCAGGTCTAGACCTTGCTTCTGCACAGAAAGTTCTCATTGATTATGGATTTTTAATTGGTGATATAGAAAAAATAAGAAATTCTGAGATACCTGAGGGTCGTGTTGTTAAAACATACCCAGAACAAGGGAGTGAAATTCCAAAGGGTTCAAAAATTACAATTTATATTTCTTCTGGAGAAGAACTCGTTACTGTTCCCAACCTTATTGGAAAGTACCTGAACCAAGCAAACCAGATATTAGAAAAAGAAGGATTAAAATTAGGAGAAGTAGAAAAAGAAATAAGTGCAGAATATCCTGAAAATAAAATAATTGATCAAAATCCAAAACCTGGAACAAAGGTGAAAAAGGGAAGTTCTATTAATATTAAAATTGCCACTGTTAGAGAAGGTTTTTATTAA
- a CDS encoding zinc-dependent metalloprotease produces MKRIILFFILLSNCLYIHHYQHFPKIEEKKEIKEKGPFKPWDEVLKDTKIEEGFLKIYIKRDNTLYLELSPSDFEKDFGLIMHLSYGLGDLNIIEGLPLSDTRLLRFRRIGDKVYLIHRNVRFRAEREEFKHFLEENVGHSVLASFKIESENEKTKNVLINITDFLVSDYPDLSRYLKYYYGNKPLRFDKNNSTVYKLKNFPENTEIDVLLNYETSDTPIYGGEGISDYRYLTIGVRFSFYKLPEKPMRIRLADERMGYFLEAFMDFDREKEESPFLRIINRWRLEKKDNSQEISEPVKPIVFYLDKSIPQEYKKYVKEGILAWNEAFEKAGFKDAIVVKDAPDDPNWDPEDIRYSTVRWISAREMGYAIGPSQVDPRTGEILNADILISSSFVRGWLFDYEELIEPLKNQKEIERFINTLPEDLRKRLCLYEYGLKQQIGFQYAVLKTLGIIKEDKEFPEKFIGDAIRELVMHEVGHTLGLRHNFKASSSTPFEKLNDTSFTHKYGLSLSVMDYNPVNISLDSKKQGDFWNKKVGEYDKWVIKYGYAPCYKQKEDGPFPMKGELIEDPVEEFKYLKKIARENTSPFYAYGTDEDASFYYGVDPLTSTWDLSDNLLKYAEERAFITKNVLPKLEDVLIQEDESYLRLRNAFVRVNYEKYIASLPLIKFIGGVHFNRFHKGYEKPPLDPVPPENQRKAISFLLQNFFLQNSFNFDENLLNKLAPNRWAHWGMWNSFYPTDFPVHDFVLFLQKSILEFLFYPERLKRVIDNVVRTKDKSPFTLSELFENVTNSIFEEVLKDEITIINSFRRNLQRAYVEKLGEVLLSEKYPSDAKSLSRYELTKVKDKIEKKIDKIEDLDTKAHLIEIKEKIKKILESSLTIEVKY; encoded by the coding sequence ATGAAAAGAATAATTTTGTTTTTTATTCTCTTATCAAACTGTTTATATATTCACCATTATCAGCATTTTCCTAAAATAGAAGAAAAAAAGGAAATTAAAGAAAAAGGTCCCTTTAAACCCTGGGATGAAGTTCTTAAGGATACAAAAATTGAGGAAGGATTTTTAAAGATTTATATAAAAAGGGATAACACTTTATACCTTGAACTCTCTCCTTCAGATTTTGAAAAGGATTTTGGTCTTATCATGCATCTTTCCTACGGTCTTGGAGATTTAAATATTATTGAAGGTCTCCCTTTAAGTGATACAAGACTTTTAAGATTTAGAAGAATTGGAGACAAAGTTTATTTAATTCATAGAAATGTAAGATTCAGGGCTGAAAGAGAGGAATTCAAACATTTTCTTGAGGAAAATGTTGGTCACTCAGTTTTAGCCTCATTTAAAATAGAAAGTGAAAATGAAAAAACTAAAAATGTTTTGATTAATATAACAGATTTTTTAGTTTCTGATTACCCTGATCTTTCAAGATACCTTAAATATTATTATGGAAATAAACCTTTAAGGTTTGATAAAAATAATAGCACAGTATATAAATTAAAAAATTTTCCAGAAAACACTGAAATAGATGTTCTTCTGAATTACGAAACATCTGATACTCCCATTTATGGAGGAGAAGGTATTTCAGATTACAGATATTTAACTATAGGTGTTAGATTTTCCTTCTATAAATTACCTGAAAAACCCATGAGAATAAGATTGGCTGATGAAAGGATGGGTTACTTTTTAGAAGCCTTTATGGATTTTGATAGAGAAAAAGAAGAATCCCCATTTTTAAGAATAATTAATAGATGGAGACTTGAAAAAAAGGACAATTCACAAGAAATATCAGAACCTGTAAAGCCAATTGTGTTTTATCTTGATAAAAGTATTCCACAGGAATATAAAAAATATGTAAAAGAAGGAATTTTGGCTTGGAATGAGGCTTTTGAAAAAGCAGGTTTTAAGGACGCAATAGTTGTCAAAGATGCCCCTGATGATCCAAACTGGGACCCTGAAGATATAAGATATTCAACAGTAAGATGGATTTCTGCAAGAGAAATGGGCTATGCGATAGGACCTTCACAGGTAGATCCAAGAACAGGTGAGATATTAAATGCTGATATTTTGATTTCAAGTAGTTTTGTAAGAGGCTGGCTTTTTGATTACGAGGAACTTATTGAACCTTTAAAAAATCAAAAGGAGATAGAAAGATTTATTAATACTTTGCCAGAAGATTTAAGGAAAAGACTTTGTTTATATGAATATGGCTTAAAACAACAAATCGGTTTTCAATATGCTGTTCTAAAAACTCTTGGAATAATAAAGGAAGATAAAGAATTTCCAGAGAAATTTATCGGTGATGCAATTAGAGAGCTTGTAATGCATGAGGTAGGACATACCCTTGGTTTGAGGCACAATTTTAAAGCCTCTTCAAGTACACCCTTTGAAAAATTGAATGATACATCCTTTACCCATAAATATGGCCTTTCCTTATCAGTTATGGATTATAACCCTGTTAACATTTCTTTGGATAGTAAAAAACAAGGAGATTTCTGGAACAAAAAGGTTGGTGAATACGATAAATGGGTTATAAAGTATGGATATGCTCCATGCTACAAACAGAAAGAGGATGGCCCTTTTCCAATGAAAGGGGAACTTATTGAGGATCCAGTGGAAGAATTTAAATATTTAAAAAAGATAGCAAGAGAGAATACTTCGCCATTTTATGCTTATGGAACAGATGAAGATGCAAGTTTTTATTATGGTGTGGATCCTCTTACTTCTACATGGGATCTTTCAGATAATCTTTTAAAATACGCAGAAGAAAGAGCCTTTATAACGAAAAATGTGTTACCAAAACTTGAAGATGTGCTGATTCAGGAGGATGAAAGTTATCTCAGATTAAGGAACGCATTTGTAAGGGTAAATTATGAAAAGTATATAGCATCTTTACCACTTATTAAATTCATTGGAGGAGTCCATTTTAACAGATTTCACAAAGGTTATGAAAAACCTCCTCTTGATCCAGTTCCTCCTGAAAATCAAAGAAAAGCAATAAGTTTTCTCCTTCAAAATTTCTTTTTGCAGAATTCTTTCAATTTTGATGAAAATTTATTGAATAAACTGGCTCCTAACAGATGGGCACACTGGGGAATGTGGAATTCCTTTTATCCTACGGATTTTCCAGTTCACGATTTTGTTTTGTTCCTTCAAAAAAGTATCTTAGAATTTTTATTTTATCCTGAAAGATTAAAGAGAGTTATTGATAATGTTGTGAGAACTAAAGACAAAAGTCCCTTTACTTTAAGCGAACTATTTGAAAATGTAACCAATTCAATTTTTGAGGAGGTTTTAAAGGATGAAATTACTATTATAAATTCTTTCAGAAGGAATCTTCAGAGAGCGTATGTGGAAAAACTTGGTGAAGTTCTTTTAAGTGAAAAGTATCCAAGTGATGCAAAATCCCTTTCAAGATATGAATTGACTAAGGTAAAAGATAAAATTGAAAAAAAGATTGATAAAATAGAAGACCTTGATACAAAAGCACACCTTATAGAAATTAAAGAGAAAATTAAAAAGATTCTTGAAAGCTCTTTAACTATAGAGGTTAAATATTAG
- a CDS encoding metallophosphoesterase — protein MKIACISDTHDNLEAVSKAFKKINQRKIDFVFHLGDIISPFTLNKIREIYSGKLVAIFGNNDGEKQGLYERAKSLNFEIYEPPLLYELKKIKFMLFHIYPEDYFAEIKGIDFLLFGHWHKVIHVRKENTIFLNPGEACGYLYDKKTFAIIDLKTKEVEIVNIEE, from the coding sequence ATGAAAATTGCCTGTATAAGTGATACCCACGATAACTTAGAAGCCGTATCTAAGGCTTTCAAAAAGATAAATCAGAGAAAAATTGATTTTGTATTTCATCTTGGTGATATAATATCACCTTTCACTTTAAATAAAATAAGAGAAATATATTCCGGAAAACTTGTGGCTATTTTTGGAAACAATGATGGAGAAAAACAGGGTCTTTATGAGAGGGCAAAATCGCTGAATTTTGAAATTTATGAGCCACCCCTTTTATACGAATTAAAAAAAATAAAATTTATGCTTTTCCATATTTATCCAGAAGATTATTTTGCAGAAATTAAGGGAATAGATTTTTTACTTTTTGGGCACTGGCACAAGGTTATCCATGTTAGAAAAGAAAATACAATTTTTTTAAATCCTGGTGAAGCCTGCGGGTATCTTTATGATAAAAAAACTTTTGCAATAATTGATTTAAAAACAAAAGAAGTGGAAATAGTTAATATTGAAGAATAA
- a CDS encoding YifB family Mg chelatase-like AAA ATPase, giving the protein MVEKVLSASYYGINGFLVEVEVDLSPGLPSYTLVGLPETAVKESKERVLSAIKNSGFSLPVKKIVINLAPADIKKEGAGFDLPIALGILASCNLIEPHILKNKAFLGELSLDGKLRKIKGVFPIVLLLKEKGIREIYLPEENAKEGGLVQDVLIYPVKSLDHTIRVLRGEENLKPVNIDKIKVFKELSNYKEDFSEVKGQYHVKRALEIAAAGGHNVLMIGPPGAGKTMLSRRVPSILPPLSLEEALEVTKIHSVAGTLSQDEPLLARRPFRAPHHTISTAGMIGGGQIPKPGEVSLAHNGVLFLDELPEFKRDVLEVLRQPLEDGIVTISRAKISLTYPARFMLIAAMNPCPCGYLTDRRRECRCTAREIRKYTRKISGPLLDRIDIHIEVPAISPSDLKNKEEGECSERIRERVIKAREIQLERYKNENGIYSNSHLNSKLIKKYIKIDGECENLILKAMENLSLSARAYTRILKLARTIADLESSIEIKKEHIAEAINYRTLDREYWLSYL; this is encoded by the coding sequence ATGGTTGAAAAGGTCTTATCAGCCTCCTACTATGGAATAAATGGCTTTTTAGTAGAAGTTGAGGTTGATTTATCACCAGGGCTACCTTCCTATACTCTTGTTGGTTTACCTGAAACAGCAGTAAAGGAATCAAAGGAAAGGGTTCTTTCAGCAATAAAAAATTCCGGATTCAGTCTTCCTGTAAAAAAGATTGTTATAAATTTAGCACCTGCTGATATTAAAAAAGAAGGGGCAGGTTTTGATTTACCAATTGCTCTTGGAATTTTAGCATCTTGTAATTTAATAGAACCCCATATTTTAAAAAATAAAGCCTTTTTAGGTGAACTTTCCCTTGATGGAAAATTAAGAAAAATTAAAGGTGTTTTCCCAATTGTCCTTCTATTAAAAGAAAAAGGGATAAGGGAAATTTATCTTCCTGAAGAAAATGCTAAAGAAGGGGGTTTGGTCCAGGATGTTCTTATTTATCCGGTGAAAAGTTTAGATCACACGATAAGGGTATTAAGGGGAGAAGAAAATTTAAAACCTGTTAATATTGATAAAATTAAAGTATTTAAAGAACTATCAAATTATAAGGAAGATTTTTCAGAAGTAAAAGGGCAATACCATGTTAAAAGAGCACTTGAAATAGCTGCAGCTGGAGGACACAATGTTTTAATGATAGGTCCGCCTGGAGCAGGTAAGACAATGCTTTCAAGAAGAGTCCCTTCCATACTACCTCCCTTATCCCTTGAAGAAGCCCTTGAGGTAACAAAAATTCATTCAGTTGCTGGAACCCTTTCGCAAGATGAACCACTCCTTGCAAGAAGACCTTTCAGAGCTCCACACCATACAATATCAACAGCAGGAATGATAGGGGGAGGACAAATTCCAAAACCAGGTGAGGTTTCACTTGCTCACAATGGAGTCTTATTCCTTGACGAACTCCCTGAATTTAAAAGGGATGTTTTAGAAGTTTTAAGACAACCCCTTGAAGATGGAATTGTAACTATTTCAAGGGCAAAAATATCATTAACCTATCCTGCAAGATTTATGCTTATTGCTGCAATGAATCCCTGTCCCTGTGGATATTTAACAGATAGAAGAAGGGAATGCAGATGCACTGCAAGGGAGATAAGAAAGTATACAAGAAAGATTTCTGGACCACTTCTCGATAGAATTGATATACATATTGAAGTTCCAGCAATTTCACCTTCTGATTTAAAAAATAAAGAGGAGGGAGAATGCTCAGAAAGAATAAGGGAAAGGGTTATTAAGGCAAGAGAAATACAACTTGAAAGATATAAAAATGAAAATGGGATATATTCAAATTCCCATTTAAATTCAAAACTTATAAAAAAATACATAAAAATTGATGGAGAATGCGAAAACCTTATTTTAAAGGCAATGGAAAATTTGAGCCTTTCAGCAAGAGCTTATACAAGAATTTTAAAACTTGCAAGAACAATAGCAGATTTAGAAAGTTCCATAGAAATAAAAAAAGAACATATAGCAGAGGCAATAAACTATAGAACACTTGACAGAGAATACTGGTTAAGTTACCTTTAA
- a CDS encoding ArsA family ATPase → MRIILFTGKGGVGKTTIAAATGAYASILNKKVLIISVDPAHSLSDVLEVELEAEPKEVQKNFFAQEVDVYYSVEKFWGELKDYIRALFQWKGVDEILAEELSVLPGMEEVSSFLWINKHLKDGIYDVIILDAAPTGETLRFLSIPDVAKWWIDKILPIQKKIVKVVRPAVKAITDFPLPEDETYDAAENLFNDLFFLYKTLQNPEISSIRLVTNPEKMVMRETERAFTYLHLYGYPVDAVILNRVVDENNFLYEIQKNYLERIKTSFEPLPLFKVPYYDKEILGFDSLVKLGEEIYGSEDPLKVFYRDSPFEILSMDGKYILKLYFKNLKKEKASVFQRGEDLVIRIGNQKRHFYLPRVLTSKIAREAIIRDNSLDVIFE, encoded by the coding sequence ATGAGAATAATACTTTTCACAGGAAAGGGAGGGGTGGGTAAAACTACAATTGCAGCAGCTACAGGTGCATATGCCTCTATTTTAAATAAGAAAGTTCTCATTATTTCTGTTGATCCTGCCCACTCTCTTTCGGATGTTCTTGAAGTAGAGCTTGAAGCAGAACCAAAGGAAGTACAAAAAAACTTCTTTGCTCAAGAAGTTGATGTATATTACTCAGTTGAAAAATTCTGGGGAGAACTGAAAGATTACATAAGAGCTCTATTTCAGTGGAAAGGGGTTGACGAAATTTTAGCAGAAGAACTATCTGTTTTACCTGGAATGGAAGAGGTTTCCTCTTTTTTATGGATTAATAAACATTTAAAAGATGGAATTTATGATGTTATAATTCTTGATGCTGCACCAACAGGAGAAACTTTAAGATTTCTTTCAATTCCAGATGTTGCTAAGTGGTGGATTGACAAAATCTTACCTATACAGAAAAAGATAGTCAAAGTTGTAAGACCTGCAGTAAAAGCTATCACGGATTTTCCTCTTCCAGAGGATGAAACATACGATGCCGCAGAAAATCTTTTCAATGACTTATTTTTTTTATATAAAACACTTCAGAATCCTGAAATCTCTTCAATAAGACTTGTAACAAACCCTGAAAAAATGGTTATGAGGGAGACAGAAAGAGCTTTTACTTATCTTCATTTATATGGTTATCCTGTGGATGCGGTTATATTAAACAGGGTTGTTGATGAAAATAATTTTCTTTATGAAATTCAGAAAAACTATCTTGAAAGGATAAAGACAAGTTTTGAGCCTCTTCCTTTATTTAAGGTTCCATATTATGACAAAGAAATTTTAGGTTTTGATAGTCTTGTAAAGCTGGGTGAAGAAATTTATGGTTCAGAGGACCCTTTAAAGGTATTTTACAGGGATAGTCCCTTTGAAATTTTGAGTATGGATGGAAAGTATATTTTAAAACTTTATTTCAAGAACTTAAAAAAGGAAAAGGCTTCTGTTTTTCAGAGGGGAGAAGACCTTGTTATAAGAATAGGTAATCAGAAAAGGCACTTTTATCTGCCAAGAGTTTTAACTTCTAAGATTGCAAGAGAAGCTATTATAAGGGATAATTCTCTTGATGTAATTTTTGAATAA